GTTGGTGGAACTAACTGTGATGAATGATCGAAGGtgttcaaaggaaaaaaattgtcTTTGTTGGTGGTATTGGATGTTGCTACTGTTACTACTACTATGGATTGCTAGACGGCGTACCTTCTCAGATGGCCACGTCATTGGTTGTCCAGTAGTAACTGTGACCATGTTTTGTTCCCTTGACTTGATGAGAATAATTCTCTCATTAAGTCATGGATTCGACACGTGTGGGGATCCTTCATAAAACACTTAGTTGCTTGAATTAGGCTTCTGCTGATGAGTTCTCTGAGATAACCCCAGGCTACATCTTCAATACTCATTCCTTCTCTCCATTCTACAAATCTTTCAGCAATCCATAATAGAATCAGCATATTACAGTCTATTAGATAATCCTCCGGATAAATGGTTAAATACAACAGACAGGGTTTGAGGTGCGAAGGCAGATCATTGTAACTCAGAGAAAGTATCCTTTTAACTCTCTCTAGCTTACCGGTGAATTCACCCCCAAGACTCTGTTGAATCTTCTCCCATTCATCTATTCTGCTCACGTCCTTCGAAGCTAAGAGCCCACCAATCGCAACAATCGCCAAAGGCAAACCGTCACATTTATCCAATACAGCTTTTGCAACATCCATCAGGTGGTCGGGGCAACGATTTCCTTTAAAGATCTTGTTACGAAATAGGGTCCACGAATCTTCATTTGATAGTGGCTCCATTTTGTGGACATAATCCTGAGATTCTATGCAAGAGGCAGAGGCTACATCGGCATTTCGTGTTGTTAGCATGACACGATTGCCGTAGTTACCCTCAGGCAGTGCAAATTTGATTTCATTCCAAAATTCCACGTCCCACACGTCATCGAAGACAATTGCATACCTTCCagcttgttgaagaaaatctttgacaaatTCTTTCAACTCAATGGTAGATATAGACTCGATGAATTGTGGGACTGATTTGTTCAATTCCTTGTGCAACTGCCGAATCAAGTCTGTTAGGAGCTTTGGAAAGTCACATGTTTGAGAGACGGTTACCCAGGCACAAACTGGGAAATTCTTTCTAACATCTGGATCTTCATGGACCTTTTTGACTAGGGTAGTTTTCCCTAGTCCAGCCATACCGACCACTGAAATGACTTTGAGTTGGTGATCATGCCCCTCGAGAAGCTTAGAAATCAGATGTTGTTTGGGCTGGTCAATGCCAACCAATTTTGCTTCCTCCACTAGAAGTGCATCATCCCTGCTATAGCGCCACGAGTCGTTCATGGTTGAAGATCCAGTGACACGGTCGTCGATGCCAAATTCGGCTTGGTATCTCTGACGTCCTTCTGAAATATTTTTGATCCTGGACTTTATGCTTTGAATTTCACTGGCAACCTGATGACGAGCTCGCAAGCTCTTAATGGCTTTGAGAATTCTCTGAAGAGAGCTACAGAATCCATGATGTCGTTAGCCAGCAAAGCGAAGTACAAATTCATCGAGAACATCTTCAATGTCATAAGCAGCTTCGCGCACTTGCTTGATCCATTCTTGGAGCCTGAgattagaggtgtcaaaatgggtgacttggacGCGTTTAGACTggataaaatgggtaatgggtataagtgagttaatccatttatacccatttaattagatgggtataaatgggtaagtcaaaaaataaattggataatccaattacccatttataacccatttattttaactttttgtaaactcatttaaattcttttttgcaAAAAGTTATCAATTTTTACCGCTcttgtacccatcattagttttaaatatttacttataatgcttaataagtctaattaccaatttttttttccattgatACTCTAcgtcgcaaaattacatattatttaataattgaataataagaatataaaaatttatactAAGTGTTataaaaatgcaatccaaaaattttgaacccctaacatatataaatttaaaatttcattttagaaagataagaaaagaggttaaaacttatcataaattggtaatgctaaaaaatgagtaagttaacaaactaagagaaaataaaataataagataaaccaacaaataataataacaatgaaacaaaagtagttaacatcatgacaaaataaaaaatctgaaaaaaaaatgggtgggggaagAGAAGAGACTTGGGagaagagaattctaaatgaGTTAATTGTGTTTAATGGGTTGTccaataatatccatttaataaatggatattattgggtaacccatttatacccatataaaaaaatttaagatacacatacccatctattcatgagCGGGTATgagtaaatttaattaaatggatTGGTTTGCCACCCATACCTGggatcatcatcttcttttgGTTCAGCCACTTTGAGGAAAGCTCTCATATGCCCCAACTCATCCTTGATGAGTTCGACCTCTTGTCGAAGCCCTCCCAATAGGCTTCCCTCCTCTTGGAGTAAGGTTGTGAGACGATTTGAAACAAAAGAGACAACAGTTTCTGCCATTTGTATTGttttttgttatatatatattttttaagtaGAAGGAGGAGGCAGGgtttttgcttctttttatATGGTTATGAGTAGAAGAATGGTTTTAACTTCATACATTTTTTGGGTGTCTGAGAAGGATTTATTATATAGGAAGGAAGACCTTGGTGGGGATCAGGTTGATTCCAGCGGAAGTAATGCTCTTTTTCTACCTTCCTTGTTCCCCATGGTTTAGAACTGAAGCACCACTTTAGGAATAAATCAGCCCTTACGAGTAAGAAAAGAGATGAACAAACATGGCTTTATTCTTCTTGTCCTTTTTATTCGTACGTCAAGTCTTAGCTGTATCATCTTCAAAGGCTCTCAAATAAAAGAAGCACATTCTCAGTGAGTCTATTATTCTCATCAATGACAGAGTAatgttgccttttttttttttcagtaacGTTGCTTATGATCTTTGATatgcttaatcttcactttgaCCAGAAACTTGAAGCAACTTAATTCAGAAACAAAACTAATCCAGTTCAATCTTCTGTGTCGCCCCACAATAAAGGAGAAACTAATTATGGGCTGTGAACaccttttgaaacttttttaATAGTGGGGCAAagttaatttatttgtttggtCCCTGCTAAAGAGTTTTGCAAGTTTGTCCATGCTCAGAGGAATTCATTCGATCTAACACTTCTCCTTCATCTGTTTTGGTACGCTCCAACAGATGAATATTGTTCCTCTGTGAAGTTCATTTCTGCCTTTCTTCATTCGTGTATGTATGTTGTTTTTCACTAGAACTGATCtgatcaatctttttttttttttttttttactgtagAATGTGCATCGAGCAACAAAATTGAGATGAATGTTGGAGCCTTTCTATGTTGTACTACCACAAAAGTATGAGGAAACAAATTCAGTAGCAGGTTATTTGTATTTTTCATCTTACAACATTTGCCGCAAGACAAGTTTGCAATGAATCAGgcaaaccaaaaaaatatatattggaATTAACGGGAGAGAATCTACTTCATAGAAAGCAAGAATTTTTCTTCTTACAGAAAATCAGGCCAACTGTGTGGTATTAATAACCCCTCCAGTAAATGTTAGCCAAGAATTATTCATGATTTACCTTCTTCCTGCTATAATTTATTCCGTAGCGTAGATAGAATCAACTTGAAATGTTATATTCTTTCTTCAATTCTGCAAATTAGTATCATTTAAGGTTGAAGCACCACTTTTGGTGTCAATAATAAGATAACTAAAGATGGCTTCATTCTTCGTATCCTGAATATTCTTACTTCAACTCTTCTGTTATCCTCTTTGATAGCTTTCGAAGGAAAGAATACACTTTCTCAATTAATCTCTGTTATTCTGTATCAGCGTGACATTGCTTATACCTGGTGCCAAGTATTGTTGCTTATGATATTTCATATgcataatttttcattttcacatgATAGAATATTGTAAGTGAGAACTAAAGGGATTTGAAGCAacttaattcaaaaaataaaactaatccGTGCTTCAAAAAATCCAGTTCAATTTCTGTGTTGCCCCAacataaagaaaaaaataatcatgGACTGTTGAAACAATTATTGCTTGTAACTTGAGGAAAGAAGCCCTCTTGATTCTGATGGAACTCTAATATGTAACACCCATTGTGAGGATTTAAATAATCTAGTTAAAACAACCAGGCATGACGAATTTTTTGCAGATGTAAGGATTTCCATTGGTAACCCCCTGGCAATAGTATCACCCATATCTAGATATTCTAAATTCTGAAGCTCTCAAATGCATTTGGGAttgtttttaactttttgttCTCCTTCATTTGGGATTTCGTTAAAATGCGCAgctccaaaaatccaaaaccttAATCAACTTACCTCATAAGAGAGCGGATTTTGGATAGTGACTCCATGGACCAATCTATTATCTATTACTATATTAAAAGTTCGATGGGTATTGGCATCATATGTTATaagcacttttttatcttaatttttGTTGTACCCATATTATCCTCATCTTTCAATTAGAGTTATTACATTTTAATTTTGGTAGTAAttaaaaatacaaaacattTCAAATGATTAAACCTCAATAATAATggtaattaaaatgaaaaaactCCCTATTAAAACTATTTAGCGACCCTTGTACTCCATCTTGAATTCTTATATGTGTCAAAGTTTCTTATCCAAAACAATTTCTTACTTGAAATTATGTGACCAATTGCATTAGCCACAATTTTGATATCGTAAAAAATATTAGTACCAAAATAGATGCTCTTCGAACAAAAGAGAAATATATAAGAAGAAAAGAGTCCATATTCATTTGAAGAATCTTGATATGAATATCGTGTGACAGATATATAATTATGTGCTTTTTATCGGTATGAAGAAATACTATGAGAaaagaacaaataaaagaatCCAACTATTTCTATCAATTGAATGTCAATAGACAACCAAGTAGACAATCTAAGATAATTAAGCAGTATAGATCATTTACATTCTTTATTAACCTCAATAACACTTAAAAAAATGTAAACATTCCAAATTCAATACTACGCCTTACattattcaattcaaattcacaaaaacaaataaaagttCAACTAGAAATATATAACGTAGAATAAGTAAATGTTCATGCGAAATTAGATATTAGCACGGTTCATATATTTTATTCGTAAATAATTATTCATTCTAATTGTacaattgcatttcatttgtcttaacaaggaaaaaataacattcaaaatGTTATGGCAAATAACATTCAAAATGTTtatacaaaattttatttgttaaaatttattgATTTCATTAGAAACTTAAACAtggattttatttttaagtaaaaaaaaaaaagacaagtcTAGACTCTGGTTGGTTAGTGAGCAAGCTTTCCAAGGGGTAAAAAAAAGGGTGAGAGTGGTAAAAATAATTAGAATGACAAAATCTAACAAGGCAATTTATTTACTTTAATACCCTTTCAGAAattgattttatggtttaagtcTTTACTTTGCTAATAATTAGGGTTCTTTAAACCAACACCCTTTAGTGGAGTTGGCCACCATCTTTAACATGGggtgggaggtcaagggtttaactcttgCCTCCTATCAAAAGTGGCCACCACTCAATCATGACGTGGCTTATTTCTATGCCCTTCACTTTGTCAATTAATTTAATGTctcatttatattaattttttaactGCATAGGGAAAatttaagtttcttttttaaCTCAATCAAATACCAATTAATATCATAAAGTCAGGGGAGATTGTATTGCAGATATTGGTAAGTTTACTGTTGATTGCAGCGTTAGTTATAATTATATCTATTACTTGTTCTACGATAAGGAAGCTGCGAGATGCCTTGTGGCCTTTATTTCATGGTCATTGCTTCTTATTATCGCTTTGACTTTTGTTGCAGGCATGTGCTTCGTACAACAATTGGTGGCCAATGCTAACAGGTACTAGAATGTGGGATTTTTGG
This DNA window, taken from Coffea eugenioides isolate CCC68of unplaced genomic scaffold, Ceug_1.0 ScVebR1_68;HRSCAF=342, whole genome shotgun sequence, encodes the following:
- the LOC113758751 gene encoding disease resistance protein RPM1-like; translation: MAETVVSFVSNRLTTLLQEEGSLLGGLRQEVELIKDELGHMRAFLKVAEPKEDDDPSSLQRILKAIKSLRARHQVASEIQSIKSRIKNISEGRQRYQAEFGIDDRVTGSSTMNDSWRYSRDDALLVEEAKLVGIDQPKQHLISKLLEGHDHQLKVISVVGMAGLGKTTLVKKVHEDPDVRKNFPVCAWVTVSQTCDFPKLLTDLIRQLHKELNKSVPQFIESISTIELKEFVKDFLQQAGRYAIVFDDVWDVEFWNEIKFALPEGNYGNRVMLTTRNADVASASCIESQDYVHKMEPLSNEDSWTLFRNKIFKGNRCPDHLMDVAKAVLDKCDGLPLAIVAIGGLLASKDVSRIDEWEKIQQSLGGEFTGKLERVKRILSLSYNDLPSHLKPCLLYLTIYPEDYLIDCNMLILLWIAERFVEWREGMSIEDVAWGYLRELISRSLIQATKCFMKDPHTCRIHDLMRELFSSSQGNKTWSQLLLDNQ